The following proteins are co-located in the Leptospira limi genome:
- a CDS encoding LA_0442/LA_0875 N-terminal domain-containing protein — MKLIVKQIIKIATLLVILSTSVSAENILLKKGGTIKGKVVEQDQYKLKIRKEDGTTIVLNKTEILKVVYKENLTAAEEDKLRKAEEDKERIKREKEEAARLKKEQEEAARLEKENAKNNAILEAEAKRKQEEDAKLADAERKSLTRAGATWRSAVLPGWGQWKQGRKVQAIVYPSIIAIGLFFTYDKHRMYLNAKRDYNNLDNPYTTNGLFRAAFTPQTAAVSPGEAVVASQLGPFKGQRESVERHYQEMQYIGIATLLAYAWNIFDAYYFHPTGSGLSMDDTRKEKFFLHSTVDRVGYHPTAIAGDRGIEHRTQLGYEFTF; from the coding sequence TTGAAACTAATTGTAAAACAAATCATAAAAATCGCAACACTTTTGGTAATACTATCAACCAGCGTTTCTGCAGAGAACATTCTCCTCAAAAAAGGAGGAACTATCAAAGGGAAAGTTGTAGAACAAGACCAATACAAGCTTAAAATCAGAAAAGAAGACGGAACCACAATTGTTCTCAACAAAACAGAAATCTTAAAAGTTGTTTATAAAGAAAACTTAACAGCTGCAGAAGAAGATAAACTCAGAAAAGCAGAAGAAGATAAAGAACGTATCAAACGAGAAAAAGAAGAAGCGGCAAGGCTTAAAAAAGAGCAAGAAGAAGCAGCTCGTTTGGAAAAAGAAAACGCTAAAAACAATGCGATTCTAGAAGCAGAAGCAAAACGAAAACAAGAAGAAGATGCAAAACTTGCGGATGCAGAAAGGAAAAGTCTAACACGAGCAGGTGCAACCTGGCGATCTGCTGTTCTCCCAGGATGGGGTCAGTGGAAACAAGGAAGAAAGGTACAAGCGATTGTTTACCCTTCCATCATTGCCATTGGACTCTTTTTTACTTATGACAAACACCGTATGTATCTCAATGCAAAAAGAGATTATAATAATTTAGATAATCCTTATACAACAAATGGACTCTTCCGTGCTGCCTTCACACCACAAACCGCTGCTGTTTCACCTGGAGAGGCAGTGGTTGCAAGCCAACTTGGACCATTTAAGGGCCAAAGAGAATCTGTGGAAAGGCACTACCAAGAAATGCAATACATTGGGATTGCCACCTTACTTGCGTATGCTTGGAACATCTTTGATGCATATTACTTCCACCCCACAGGTTCTGGACTCAGTATGGATGATACGAGGAAAGAAAAGTTTTTCCTCCATTCAACGGTAGACAGAGTTGGATACCACCCTACAGCAATCGCTGGTGACAGAGGTATTGAACATCGCACTCAATTAGGTTACGAATTCACCTTCTAA
- a CDS encoding glutamate synthase subunit beta yields the protein MGKPTGFLEFKKEYLQKIDPKERVKNYKEFEKPFPEVVAKDQGARCMDCGIPFCHGDTGCPVDNLIPEFNDFVYRGRWKEAWENLSKTNNFPEFTGRLCPAPCESACTLGIIEPPVSIKSIERTIIDRAWEEGWVIPQTPVSKSGKKVAVVGSGPAGLAAGQQLARAGHTVTIFEKNDRIGGLLRYGIPDFKMEKRHIDRRMKQMEAEGVTFKTNVNVGVDITAKQLLADFDAVVLACGSEVPRDLPVEGRNHKGIHFAMEFLTKNNKHVAGDAIDIINAKDKHVIVIGGGDTGSDCVGTSNRHGAKSVTQIELFPEPPKERDKSTPWPLYPKMYRTSTSHEEGVNRKWAVSTMGFKANEKGEVTAIYGSEVKEENGKFIPVAGTEFEWPADLVFLAMGFVNPVKEGLLADLQKEGLELDNRGNVKAEFGTKSGSFATSVPKVYACGDVRRGQSLIVWAISEGRKCADQVHHFLTSEVEA from the coding sequence GTGGGTAAACCAACAGGATTTTTAGAATTTAAAAAAGAATACCTTCAAAAGATTGATCCGAAGGAAAGAGTTAAAAACTATAAAGAGTTTGAAAAACCTTTCCCTGAGGTTGTTGCCAAAGACCAAGGGGCTCGCTGTATGGACTGCGGGATTCCGTTTTGCCATGGCGACACTGGTTGCCCTGTGGACAACCTCATCCCTGAATTCAATGATTTTGTGTACCGAGGTCGATGGAAAGAAGCTTGGGAAAATCTTTCGAAAACCAATAACTTCCCTGAGTTTACGGGAAGGTTATGCCCTGCTCCATGTGAGTCAGCTTGTACCCTTGGGATCATTGAACCACCAGTATCCATCAAGTCAATTGAACGAACCATCATCGACCGTGCTTGGGAAGAAGGATGGGTCATCCCACAAACTCCCGTTTCCAAATCTGGGAAAAAAGTAGCAGTTGTTGGATCAGGACCAGCTGGCCTTGCCGCAGGACAACAGTTAGCGCGCGCAGGTCATACAGTGACTATCTTCGAAAAAAATGATCGAATTGGTGGCTTACTCCGTTACGGAATTCCGGATTTTAAAATGGAAAAAAGACACATCGACCGCCGAATGAAACAAATGGAAGCAGAAGGTGTTACTTTCAAAACCAATGTAAATGTTGGAGTTGATATTACCGCAAAACAATTATTAGCTGATTTTGATGCGGTTGTCCTTGCATGTGGATCTGAAGTGCCAAGAGACTTACCTGTTGAAGGAAGAAATCACAAAGGAATCCATTTTGCGATGGAGTTTTTGACAAAAAACAACAAACACGTCGCAGGTGATGCCATCGACATCATCAATGCAAAAGACAAACACGTGATTGTGATTGGTGGTGGTGATACAGGATCTGATTGTGTAGGGACATCCAACAGGCATGGTGCAAAGTCCGTCACCCAAATTGAATTATTCCCAGAACCTCCTAAAGAAAGAGACAAGTCCACTCCTTGGCCTTTGTATCCAAAGATGTACAGAACATCCACTTCTCATGAAGAAGGAGTGAATCGTAAATGGGCAGTTTCGACAATGGGATTCAAAGCAAATGAGAAAGGTGAAGTCACTGCTATTTACGGATCGGAAGTCAAAGAAGAAAACGGAAAGTTCATCCCTGTAGCTGGAACCGAATTCGAATGGCCAGCTGACCTTGTCTTTTTAGCAATGGGATTTGTTAACCCTGTCAAAGAAGGATTACTTGCTGATTTACAAAAAGAAGGGTTAGAACTGGATAACAGAGGGAATGTCAAAGCAGAATTTGGCACAAAATCTGGATCCTTTGCAACTTCAGTTCCAAAAGTCTATGCTTGTGGGGACGTAAGACGAGGACAATCCCTGATTGTTTGGGCCATTTCGGAAGGCAGAAAGTGTGCAGACCAAGTGCACCATTTTTTGACTTCAGAAGTAGAAGCTTAA